CTCTATTCTTCTACTCATAAAgaagtttttatttgttgttagtAGTGAACCCGCCATGACACTTACAACGGAAGCAAagtctctttttctttttactctACTTACTCACTAACTACGCAATGGCACAGCAGGGCTACAGCAACCAACTTACTCAAAcgctctctttctctctctatctCTCTCCTCATCTACAGCTTCCTACCTCTTTACAGCTCTCTCTTTCTGGCATCATGCATTTCTTTTCAAAGAGCGGAGAAAGCAAGAGGTGACAAAGCCTACTACTTGGTCGCTGGGCTTACTTAGGCAGACACACAATAATTTTCCTAGGTTAAAGAAATTTTATGCAGCTGTTGTCTTTAGTCTACATCAAGATATTACATTAAAAGCCGGAGGAAAAAAATCCGCCCAATAAATTATTGGCTGTTTCGGCAAAACGCTATTACAGTAACAATACAAAAGTTAACAGCTAAAATCAATAGAACAGTTGTTAGTGTATCTTGTCACCtctatatatgtagatttacGCAATTAACTAACCATTCGTACCCACCCTCTCAATTATGTTCATCATTGAGACGGTATTctgacaatttatttaaataaaaatgatccataaaatatatgttacgCATAAAATTAGACAGAATATGACTTCCATCATTATATTCtccaataaacaaaaaagatggTATTTCAGTTACTTCAATGAACTTATAGATAACTTATATAATGCGTCATTCCACAATGTTATTGTAAGTCACAgtgtgtgtgtattttgggaataaatttaatgtgacgtcattttacgtcataataaatactatattttattattagatagCTGGTTCGAACTCATAATTTTGcgtcattttttatacaattggCTGGTTCGATCTCTTGTATGTTATTTATTGGATACTATTTTGGGCGCTGCATGTAGTTGATCTTATTTTAGTGAGTAGCATGAGTAGCGGTACGGCCTCGAATACAGGGGCTTCCTCAGCAGATAAACGGAAGAAAGAGTCTATTTTGGAGTTAGCCAGATATTTGGAAAAGGATATTCGGGTCAAATTCATCGGTGGACGTGAATGTTCGGGGACTCTTAAGGGATATGATCCACTTTTAGTAAGATTTTCACGTTTTCTGAATTGAAGGCATTTGAATTAATATCATTGAATGGGATTTTTGAAGACAAGCTCTTATTGGATCGCTCCATGTGTATTGTACGGCAATTTAGAGGCTTATTCCAACATTTATTGACTATTCCAATAGTCAATTAGTCATTTAGTCGATGAGAGGGATGACAATTACGTACATCACTCAACCTCTCACTCTCTTGGTTGCTTAATACTTCATTCTAGGATCCAAATACTTAAAGACCCACCTTTGCTGCATATCTCTTAACTCTTTTATTTAAGGCGGACGTTACGAATATTTGCCTCTACTTTTACATAGTTAATAATACAACTTAGTTAGTCTCATTAACGTAATATAAGTGAAAAACTTCAAAGAGTAAAACAGGACTCTTTAATTTTGAGTAAAAGCATATGTGGCCCTGTAACACAAAATTTAAACCTGaagtatttttctcaaaattgatcttgcattccatttttattcttccacgaattatcatccatttctatcaacaagttACTCTTATTATCCATTTTTGTCTGCTGGAAATTGCTCTTAAAGtagctgaaattttttatttgataggctaatataagtctttaaatataataaagggtTGAAGTTATAGataaaattcttgaatatctTAATTTAATTCACACATTTGAAGTCATAGCCTATAACGGActcaaatatctttgaaataatgAGGGTGTAtgcatatatgaagtaaaaaaatatatttgcattccttttttttgattgcatattaaaaaaactaaaatcttAACCCAATATCTAATTTTTACcaactttttgttattaaagaATCAACTTTATAAGGTATAAATACGTTTCAAGGTGTATTTATTCCACGCAAATTATATTCTCTAATTGGTATACACAAAGATATCCGTATATTTAATCTAGATTTGTAGATGAAGTGAGTGATGTTTTACAAAACcagccccaaaaaaaaagtatgcacATTTTTCGTGGGTGTATTCTACCTTGAAATTACTTCAACAAtgcaaattgtattaatatttattgttagtaTTTGGGCGATAGAGAAGTGTTACTCTATAGATATTTATCGCTTTTTTATCCAGTAAGCAACCCCTTTTATTTGCTTCTTCTGAATTTCTGAACTTCTGAAACTATAGTGCAATTTTAGAGTAACTTTTAATCTATAGAGTTCAACTTCTCCATTtcccaaatactaaaaataacttgttataaatatgaaactgactaattaatgaaacaaaaattatacaacacACGAAAATGACAttaaagaaatacaataaataagcGATTTGAAATGAATAGTACTCGAAATAAGTTTTATTGTTAACTCCCTctgaaactatattttatagtttaattcatatatctttatttttcatttctagaATTTAGTATTAGACAATGTTACGGAATATCTTCGAGATCCTGATGATCCTTACAAACTAACAGAAGATACTCGTCCTCTAGGGTTGGTAGTTTGTAGAGGGACTGGCATTGTTCTTATTTGCCCGCAGGAAGGCATGGAGTCAATCTCAAATCCATTCATAGCGCAAGAGtaacaataataatgtattattctactgactttttttttcataatgtatttgTGATACttcattatattgaataaataagataatatttcattCCTTGGTCAAGATTATGTATAAGGGGTGGGATCCAACTTCATTTTACCTACTTTTAGTTGTAATTACTTACTTATATAATCGTGGCATTTATCAAACTCAAGAAcaattagattatttatatataatttttgttaatagtccCTCCACTTTCAAAAACGATGCGCGGAGCCTGGAGATTCAACTTTCTTTTAGCATAACTATTGTTCTAATATAATGAGTCATTCATTAAACTCAAGTCTAATAAGGTGACGCACATTGTTCCATATCAAAAAACATGGATTTACTCGCTcctttgattaattaatcactAAAGCTAGGATTTAGTTGCGATCTACAACTTTCCACTATGATTGCAACTCTTACCTATGTTAGCACCAAAATGATAacttttaactctttttttaatactagtAATACATAAaacaatgtatgtaaataaattgtaaatccGCTAATTGCTGAAACGGAGTcctcttttttaaatcaccCAAGAGACTGGAACCCTTTCATGAGTGGTATCCTGGCCTACTTCTCCAACCTGAACATGTACTACCAATATAAGGATGATAGGTCAGAGTTGccatttattacaattttgaaaaatcaaatatgtgcCATGAtgatattgttaattttaaagtttctcCAGATACAAATGTTGATGTTGAATGGTTTTCAGTTAGGATAAAGCTAGTTCAAAAGTGCaaatttttggccaaaaatatGGGAACTAAATACATCATTATTTGATCATTACTATATAGTGTTGAATTCGAATATTATTCGaactaaataaaaaagctaGACTATACTAGAACTAACAATTGGTagaaaattactcaaattcgctcgaaatatattttctgtaacaATTCAAATTTACTTGAAAACGAAACATTAGTGTAATGATTTGTCAAATTTCTAGTGTCACACTCAAATGGACAGTAAAAACTAGAGACGCAGCAACTCTCTGATTAAAAGAAGACTTGATAATTATCTCGAAAATcggtaatttattcaaaaacgaATTCGACTTTACGCAGAAACTTGAACTCTACAACTCTAGTTTTTTTGGTATCGAATCTGCGATTTGAACTTTTGGACCCAATTTCACCAACTTTACTTAAATTTAAGTCGTGTTTAAATGCAAGTGACTGTCATAGGTGccagtttttaatttaatttgggTAAGTGCAACTGGGCCTAAGAGTATTAAATGCTGTTGAATtctatcatataattaaaaacgaTAAATTTGGACTCgaattaaatactaatacaGGGGGTGGTGGGGGTGGAATTGAAAGAGTTTAAGGCCCCACCCCAAATAAAGGCAATTTGTTAAAATTCAGGCCTGGCCAAAAAATGTtaacttcaaaattatattgcataaaattaagcctcccccaaaaaaaaaaaaaccctgggACGCTCCAGCAATACTTACTAAGGTAGTGCCTTGACTAAATGGATTCAAATGGTGGCTCGTAGAGGAGCAGATGGAACAAtattttcatcttcttctttatataataaattggattcaataaattttggatCCACAACATCAAGTAGAAGAAAACTGAGTACTTTTAATCTGTAGGCATTGATGTTAATTCATGAATACATGGGTTagcttatataattttacttattcatTATGCATAATAAATAACAGGATGTATTCTATTTCAGTGTAGTTTAGCTTCATTAGTCAAAGAGGGTTGCATTTAAGTGGCAGAGTTGCTCATTTATCTAGATATTTCATGGAAGCCCGAATAACGTCATGCTTGAGAAGTAGaggttttatctttttataaattcgtttttttttgtatagcaGATCTGCAGATCAAATCACTTTCATTTGTGAGCCGGATCTATTTGGTAGGCGTCCGAGCAAGTATTCAAAGCTTTAATACAAATTGGCATATGGCGACTGTTAGCTTGAGTAAATTCCGGGCATactgatatatttttccacCATAGATGCCGTTGTGTATGATGACAGTATTGCTAAGCTAGATGGCgtcaatttaatcattttccttCGTTACAACCTCATTTCGAATGCAACTTTTTCGTACCTTCTC
The Lepeophtheirus salmonis chromosome 10, UVic_Lsal_1.4, whole genome shotgun sequence DNA segment above includes these coding regions:
- the LSm7 gene encoding U6 snRNA-associated Sm-like protein LSm7, which codes for MSSGTASNTGASSADKRKKESILELARYLEKDIRVKFIGGRECSGTLKGYDPLLNLVLDNVTEYLRDPDDPYKLTEDTRPLGLVVCRGTGIVLICPQEGMESISNPFIAQE